The Ketobacter alkanivorans genome includes the window TTATTAGCCGCATACCATAGCGCATGGCACCGGCAAAACTCAATGCGTGGAGTGGCCAATAGTCGGTTGCAAGAGGAAATTATCAAGCCATTTTATTAGCTTATTATATAGATCAATAGAAAACAGCAGGGGGGGTAGGACTGGGATCAGTAATTTTTCATAGCACGATGCAGAATGCCCGCATCAAGATATTCATCACCATAAGCCTCGAAGCCAAAGTTCTCGTAAAATTCGATCCGATCTATTTGCGCTTCCAACATCACGCGCTCAACCCCTTTGCGGTCGATGAAACTGAGCGCCGTATGAAACAGGCGTGAGCCGATGCCTTCATTGCGCAAATCCTTTCGCACAGCAAAGCGACCAATTTTTGCGTGTTCAGGTAACCACAAAACTCGCAACACTCCCACCACTTCGTCATTCTGAACAGTGACAATGTGGGTGGCATCAGGATCTTTACCATCAAACTCGTCCGCCAGGGAAACGCCTTGCTCTTCCATAAACACGACTCGACGCAAATCACAGCCCTGGCGATACCAGTCGCTGTCGTAGGGGGCGATGATCTGCTGTTCCAGTAAGTCAGCCATCGCTTTATCAGTCGAGCCGCATCTCGATGCCCTGTGCCGCCATAAACTGCTTGGCTTCCTGAATGCTGTATTCACCAAAATGGAAAATACTGGCCGCCAACACCGCATCGGCCTTGCCCTTGGTAACACCATCCGCCAGATGCTGCAGATTACCGACACCACCGGAGGCGATCACCGGTACGTGTACCGCATCGCTGATGGCACGGGTCACATCCAAATCAAAGCCATTCTTGGTGCCGTCTCGATCCATACTGGTCAGCAGGATCTCGCCGGCGCCCAGATCCACCATCTTGCGCGCCCATTCAATGGCATCCAGGCCGGTCGGCTTGCGGCCACCGTGGGTGAAAATTTCCCAGCGGTTGGTTTCTCCCGGCAGGCTTACTTTTTTAGCATCAATGGCAACAACGATGCACTGCGAGCCAAACTTGGCCGCCGCCTCCCCAACAAATTCAGGATTGAACACAGCAGCCGTATTGATGCTGACTTTATCGGCACCGGCATTGAGCATGGTGCGAATGTCTTCCAGTTTGCGGATGCCACCACCCACAGTAAGAGGAATGAATACCTGGCTGGCCATTTTTTCCACGGTGTGCACCATGGTGTCGCGATCTTCATGACTGGCGGTGATGTCCAGAAAGGTGATCTCATCGGCACCCTGTTCGTCATAACGGCGCGCCACTTCCACAGGATCACCGGCATCGCGGATATCCACAAACTGCACACCTTTAACGACGCGACCGTTATCCACGTCAAGACAGGGAATGATGCGTTTGGCCAGGCCCATGCTTACTCTCCGTCTGCCAGTGCTTGCGCTGCTTTTAAATCCAGTGTGCCTTCGTAAATCGCACGGCCGGTGATGGCACCAGACACGCCCGACTGCTCTACTTTCAGCAGCTGTTTTACGTCATCGATGTTGGTAACGCCACCGGAGGCGATCACGGGGATATTAATGGCTTCCGCCAGCGCCACCGTGGCCTCGATGTTCACACCCTGCATCATGCCATCGCGGCTGATGTCGGTGTAGACGATGGCCGACACACCATCGTTCTCGAATTGTTTGGCACAGTCCACCGCCTGCATTTCAGAAACCTCGGCCCAACCGTCGGTAGCCACCAGGCCGTTCTTGGCGTCAATGCCCACAATGATGTGGCCGGGGAATTTTTCGCAGGCAGCTTTGACAAAGGCCGGTTCTTTCACTGCTTTGGTGCCGATGATCACGTAGTCGACGCCGCAATCCAGATAAGTCTGAATGGTTTCAAGGCTGCGAATGCCGCCGCCGATCTGGATGGGCAGATCCGGGTATTTCTTGGCGATGGCCTGCACCACAGCACCGTTTACCGGCTCTCCATCAAAGGCTCCGTTCAGATCCACCAGATGCAGGCGACGCGCACCCTGGGCTACCCATTGGTCGGCCATGGCTACAGGATCATCGGAAAACACGGTGGCGTCGTCCATCAGGCCCTGACGCAGGCGTACACACTTTCCGTCTTTGAGGTCGATGGCAGGAATAATCAGCATATTGGTTCTCGTATCATCACAACATAAAAAAGGGGGTTTGAGTGGCGCGACAGTGTCAGCACAAGCCTGGAACAATCAGCCTTAAGCAGTGCCATCCCACTCCATAAAATTCTTCAATAACTGCAGCCCGGACTTCTGGCTTTTCTCTGGGTGAAATTGGGCGGCAAACACATTGTCCTGTCCCAGGGTTGCCACAAACGGCACGCCGTAATCACCACGACCGGTGATCAACGCTTCATCTGCCACCGTCACGTAGTAACTGTGCACAAAGTAAAAACGGGCGTTATCAGGAATGTCTTTCCATAGCGGATGCGGCTGTACCTGCTGCACCTGGTTCCAACCCATATGGGGAACCTTGAGCTTTTCACCGTTAATATCTTTCAGGTTATCGCCAAAAAACTTCACTTCGCCGGGAAACAGGTTTAAGCAGTCTACGCCGCCGTTCTCCTGGCTATGGGTCATCATGCTTTGCATACCCACGCAAATGCCCAGTAATGGCTTGGTTTTGGCGGCCTCTCGCACCACCTGATCCAACCCCAGACGCAGGATCTCCCCCACGCAGTCACGAATGGCACCCACACCGGGGAACACAACTCGATCAGCGCAAAGGATTTTTTCTGCTTCGTGGGTCACCACTACCTTGGCATCGGGTGCCACGTGCTCCAGCGCCTTGGCGGCACTGTGTAAATTACCCATGCCGTAGTCGATGACGGCAACGGTGGTTTTGCTCATGTTAGTGCTTCCGACAGAATTCGCTTACAGGATTCAGACTACAGCGAGCCCTTGGTTGAGGGCATCACACCGGCCATACGCTCATCACGTTCCACGGCCACACGCAACGCGCGACCAAACGCTTTGAATATGGTTTCTGCCTGGTGGTGGGCGTTTTTACCCTTCAGATTGTCGATGTGCAGGGTCATCATGGCATGGTTCACCAGCCCCTGGAAAAACTCTCCGAACAAGTCCACGTCAAAGCCACCAATGGACGCCCGCGTGTACTCAACGTCCATCTGCAAACCGGGTCGACCGGACAAATCAATCACCACACGGGACAGGGCTTCATCCAAAGGCACATAGGCATGACCGTATCGACGGATGCCCTTTTTATCGCCCCAGGCCTGAGCCAACGCCTGCCCCAGGGTAATACCGGTATCTTCAACGGTGTGATGGGCGTCGATGTGGAGATCACCTTTGGCCACAATTTCGATATCAATCAGGCCATGGCGGGCCACTTGATCAATCATGTGCTCCAGAAAAGGCACGCCGGTATCCAGCTTGCACTGGCCGGTGCCATCCAGGTTCACGGACACGGTTATCTGGGTTTCCAGCGTATTGCGCTCAACGCGGGCAGTACGTTGCAACATGGCTACTCCACTGAGGGTATGGGAAAGCGGGGGATTATAACGCGAAGGCGATGAAATTCCTAAGCCGTTGGGTGGTTTCCGAGGGCTCTAGCCTGAACAGGGCTTAGCCAACGCTCCACCACCTCTTGCAACCCTTCCTTGCGCAGGGGTTTGGCCAGATAATCATCCATGCCAGCGGCCAGGCATTTCTCCCGGTCTCCGTCCATGGCGTTGGCAGTAACCGCTATTATGGGCAAGGCCTGCCCCTTGAGATGCTCGCGAATAGCCCGGGTTGCCTCGTAGCCATCCATTACCGGCATCTGGCAATCCATGAACACCATGCCGTAATGCTGCCTTTTGACTGCTTCCAACGCCTGCTGGCCATCCTCCGCAATATCACAGCTGAAACCCAGTTTGCGCAGGTAACCACAGGCCACGCGACGGTTAACCTCGTTGTCATCCACCACCAGCACTTGGGGCAGGGAGGCTTTGACAGCAACACCGGACTGCACCACGGTGATGAAATCATCCCCCCGACCCATCATGCAGTCTACGAGTTGTCGTTGCGAGAAGGGCACGTACAGATGTGGCAGCGGGCGCTGCCCATAGCGTTCTGTCGGCACCCTTAACTGTATGATTCTAGGAGGATTATCACCATGCAGAAACGGATTGAGCTTCTCCCAAAAACGATCGCTGATCTCTTGAGCAATAAATATCCAGCGATAGTTTCGGGCGTTCAATACATCATCCAATTGACGTATCAAGCGGGATTCTTTGGGCTCCCAGTGAAAATCCAGCCCCCATTGCTGACAGGCCATCTGCATCACCATCTGTGTGGCAGGCAAATCACCGATCAGCAGCACAGATGCATCCGCTTTGTGATGTGAAAACTCCTGGCGCACGCGTACTGCCAGCGAGGTCTGCCCTGCAGGCACTTCCACCGGCAGCTCAAAAAAGAACGACGATCCAACGCCTTTGATTGAACGCACGCCAATGCGCCCACCCATGGCACTGAGCAACCCATCACACAGGGCTAACCCCAGCCCGGAGCCTCCAAATTTTCGGGTGCTGGAGACATCCTCCTGCACAAAGGGCCTGAATAGATCCCCCTGGCGCTCGGCACCAATACCGACACCGGTATCCTTGATCTCCACATAAAGGCGATTATTGGGCAGCATTTCGGCCCACAGCAGAATGGAGCCGTGCTCGGTAAATTTCACCGCATTCGAAAGCAGGCTGGTGAGCACCTGACGCAGCTTGGTCGCATCGGCCACGACGCGCTGGGGCAGCCCGGCCTCGGCCACCATGCCCAGATCCAGCCCCCGGCGATAGGCCTCCACCGACACGAAGCTCACCGCCGAGTTAAACAGGTCGTGGACATTCAGCTCTTCGTACACGAACTCCAGCTCACCGCTTTCCAGCCGGGAGAAGTCCATTACGTCGTCCACCAATGACAACAGGTTGCGCCCTGATTGCTTGGCCAACTCCAGCACCTGACGCTGCTCATCAGTCAGGCCGCTTTCATTAAACACGTCCAACATGCCCAGCATCCCGTTCATCGGGGTGCGAATCTCGTGGCTGACAATGGCCAGGAACCTGCTCTTATCTTCTGCCGTGGTTAACGCCAGATCACGCGCTTCGGCCATATCTTCGGAGGCCTTCACGATTTCGTTGATGTCCACCACCACACCACGCAGGCCCACCACGTTAAGCCCTTCGATCACCACACTCACCAGTGCTTTCACCCACACCCATTCACCATTACTGTGGCGCGCCTTGAATTCAATATAGGTATCGCTGGCCTCGTTGGTGGCATAACGGAAGGCATCCATCACCGTCTGATGATGGTCAGGATGAACATGATGCTGCCAGTCATTTAACTGCTCCAACAGCTGTTCGGGCGTATAACCCAGCACGTGCTGCACCTGCCCGGACAACAGTGACACGTGCATTGGATTGATCTGGGCCTCCCAAACGACACAATCAATGGAGCTGATAATAGATTGATAGCGCTCTTTGGATTCAAACAACTCATCCAGGTTCTTTTTCATATTGCTGCGCATGTTATCCAGCGAATTGGCCAGTTGGGCCAGCTCATCATTGGAACGCAGACTGATACGGCGATCGAGGTTGCCGTGGGTAAGCTCTTCTGCCCAGCCAGAAAGCCGGGCAATGGGTGCACCGATTTGTCGCGACATAACATAGGCCACCACCGCAATCAGCATGGTGGCAATCAAGCCGATCAAAAACGCCCGTTCGCGGATAAACGCAATATCCTTCAGGGCATCGTCGGCATCGCGCACCAGCACCAGGCTCCAACCACTGTCACGCACATAGCGGAACTCCCGCGCAGGCATATTGACCAGCAATAGCTCCTGAGAACCTCGGCGAATATAACGATGGCCCGGCCGACTCAATAACCGATCCAGCAGCATAGGGTTGTTGGCCACCCACCAACGCTTGCCATACACACGAGTGGGATCGTCGCCACTGCTGGCCGCATCATCAAACAGAATAAAATCAGGGGCCGCCAGGATATAGCCATCGGCATCGATCAACACCGCATAACCGCTCTCCTCCTGCTGTTCTGGCACCACATTGATGGCGCTTACCTGCAACAACAACTCGCGCCAATCAAGACTGGCTTTGAGCACACCGACAAGATGATCGGGCTGGTATTTTCGAAAAATAGGCACCACGATACTGACACCGTAGCCACCCAGCTCTGAATCAAGCCGCAGAGGCGACAAAAACGCCTTACGCTCAATCATCACCTGTTTAAACCACTGGGCCTCTTTCAGGGAAATACCGATCAAATCGGAATCCCCCGCTGCCACCACCGCGCCGTCTACATCCACTGCCACCAACGTGTTATAAACACCATAGGCACGCTGATAATCGAACAGCATCTCGGACACCACCCCTTCCGGGTCGCCCCGCTCCACCGCCTGCATTACATCCAATGCCGCCCATGAGCGAATATTCTCCTGACTGAAACCAAACGTACGATCAATTTGCGACATGGCCAACAACGAAGTGGCTTGTAAACGTTCACCTACCTGATTGATGATGGTTTCGCGGGATTTGAAATAGGCAAGGGTGCCGAACACCATCAGCGGAGCCAATGCCACAATCAGCATTATCGCCAATAGCTTATTTTGAATGGTGGGGGCGAGCCAGCGGCGCGCTTTGCGTCTGTCCATATTACTAATCAGGGAGCCTTGCTACACGATCCTTGGTCTTCGCCCGAATGGCAGGGGCAGGTTCACTACTCCATAAGTTCTCAGTATAGTGGCAATCCCTACATTTGCCCACGCGCGGTAAGTAATTACTAATCAGTGCCTAACCAACTGATATATTGAACAAAAAAACCATACAGAAGAGTAATTTTTGAACCCTGAACTTCTACAGAATGCAGACATCTTCCGAGCCCGCGTGCTGGACTGGTATCACCAGTTTGGCCGCAAGGATCTACCCTGGCAGCAAAACGTCAACCCTTACCGGGTTTGGATTTCAGAAATCATGCTGCAGCAGACCCAGGTCAGCACCGTAATCCCCTATTTTGAACGCTTTATGGCCCGCTTCCCCAGCGTGCAGGCCCTGGCAGACAGCCCCGTGGATGACGTACTGCAACACTGGTCCGGCTTGGGCTACTACGCCCGCGCCCGCAACCTGCACAAAGCCGCCTGCGTGGTGGACGAAGTCTTTGCCGGAGAATTCCCCCGCAACGTAGACACCCTCACCACGCTCCCCGGCATTGGCCGCTCCACCGCCGGAGCCATCGCCAGCATCAGCATGGGCATCGCCGCCCCCATCCTGGATGGCAACGTAAAACGGGTACTGGCACGCCTGCACGCAATCGAAGGCTGGCCCGGCGACAAAAAAGTGGCCGACCGCCTGTGGCAGATTGCCGAAGGCTATTCCATGGCTGAGCAAAACCGCGCCGACACACGGGAATACACCCAAGCCATGATGGATCTGGGTGCCACCCTCTGCACCCGCAGCAAGCCCGCCTGCACCGTCTGCCCCCTGGTGGACGGCTGCAAGGCCGTGGCTGAGGGCAACCCCACAGCCTACCCCCACTCCAAACCCAAAAAAGACAAACCCGTCAAAGCCACCTGGATGTTAATGCTGCAACACAAGGGCGAACTGCTGCTGTACCGGCGACCCGACCAAGGCATCTGGGGTGGATTGTGGAGCTTTCCTGAGTTTGGGAGTGAAGACGCACTGCAACAGCATCTGGCCCTGCAGGGATTAAAGCCCCGCCAACAGACCAGCCTTGAGCCCTTTCGGCACACCTTCTCCCACTACCATCTGGATATCCACCCCATCCACATTACCCTAAGCCGCAAACTGCCCAGCGTGATGGAAGGGCTGGATCAGGTCTGGTATAACGAGAGCCAGATCGAACAGCTGGGGCTGGCCGCCCCCATAAAAAAGCTGATCCAGATACTTCATCACGCCAACCCCGTCAAACAGTGAGCTGAACACCATGAGCAGAACCGTCTTTTGCCGCAAATACCAACAGGACATGGAAGGCCTGGAGCGCCCGCCCTACCCCGGCCCCAAAGGGCAAGACATCTACGACAACGTATCCAAACAGGCCTGGCAGGAATGGCTCAAACACCAGACCATGCTGATCAACGAAAAGCGCCTGAATATGATGGACCCGGAGACTCAAACCTACCTGACGGGTGAATTTGACAAGTTTCTTGCTGGAGAAGACGTCGAACAGCCCGAAG containing:
- the hisH gene encoding imidazole glycerol phosphate synthase subunit HisH: MSKTTVAVIDYGMGNLHSAAKALEHVAPDAKVVVTHEAEKILCADRVVFPGVGAIRDCVGEILRLGLDQVVREAAKTKPLLGICVGMQSMMTHSQENGGVDCLNLFPGEVKFFGDNLKDINGEKLKVPHMGWNQVQQVQPHPLWKDIPDNARFYFVHSYYVTVADEALITGRGDYGVPFVATLGQDNVFAAQFHPEKSQKSGLQLLKNFMEWDGTA
- the mutY gene encoding A/G-specific adenine glycosylase; this encodes MNPELLQNADIFRARVLDWYHQFGRKDLPWQQNVNPYRVWISEIMLQQTQVSTVIPYFERFMARFPSVQALADSPVDDVLQHWSGLGYYARARNLHKAACVVDEVFAGEFPRNVDTLTTLPGIGRSTAGAIASISMGIAAPILDGNVKRVLARLHAIEGWPGDKKVADRLWQIAEGYSMAEQNRADTREYTQAMMDLGATLCTRSKPACTVCPLVDGCKAVAEGNPTAYPHSKPKKDKPVKATWMLMLQHKGELLLYRRPDQGIWGGLWSFPEFGSEDALQQHLALQGLKPRQQTSLEPFRHTFSHYHLDIHPIHITLSRKLPSVMEGLDQVWYNESQIEQLGLAAPIKKLIQILHHANPVKQ
- the hisB gene encoding imidazoleglycerol-phosphate dehydratase HisB — encoded protein: MLQRTARVERNTLETQITVSVNLDGTGQCKLDTGVPFLEHMIDQVARHGLIDIEIVAKGDLHIDAHHTVEDTGITLGQALAQAWGDKKGIRRYGHAYVPLDEALSRVVIDLSGRPGLQMDVEYTRASIGGFDVDLFGEFFQGLVNHAMMTLHIDNLKGKNAHHQAETIFKAFGRALRVAVERDERMAGVMPSTKGSL
- the hisF gene encoding imidazole glycerol phosphate synthase subunit HisF codes for the protein MGLAKRIIPCLDVDNGRVVKGVQFVDIRDAGDPVEVARRYDEQGADEITFLDITASHEDRDTMVHTVEKMASQVFIPLTVGGGIRKLEDIRTMLNAGADKVSINTAAVFNPEFVGEAAAKFGSQCIVVAIDAKKVSLPGETNRWEIFTHGGRKPTGLDAIEWARKMVDLGAGEILLTSMDRDGTKNGFDLDVTRAISDAVHVPVIASGGVGNLQHLADGVTKGKADAVLAASIFHFGEYSIQEAKQFMAAQGIEMRLD
- a CDS encoding response regulator; this translates as MDRRKARRWLAPTIQNKLLAIMLIVALAPLMVFGTLAYFKSRETIINQVGERLQATSLLAMSQIDRTFGFSQENIRSWAALDVMQAVERGDPEGVVSEMLFDYQRAYGVYNTLVAVDVDGAVVAAGDSDLIGISLKEAQWFKQVMIERKAFLSPLRLDSELGGYGVSIVVPIFRKYQPDHLVGVLKASLDWRELLLQVSAINVVPEQQEESGYAVLIDADGYILAAPDFILFDDAASSGDDPTRVYGKRWWVANNPMLLDRLLSRPGHRYIRRGSQELLLVNMPAREFRYVRDSGWSLVLVRDADDALKDIAFIRERAFLIGLIATMLIAVVAYVMSRQIGAPIARLSGWAEELTHGNLDRRISLRSNDELAQLANSLDNMRSNMKKNLDELFESKERYQSIISSIDCVVWEAQINPMHVSLLSGQVQHVLGYTPEQLLEQLNDWQHHVHPDHHQTVMDAFRYATNEASDTYIEFKARHSNGEWVWVKALVSVVIEGLNVVGLRGVVVDINEIVKASEDMAEARDLALTTAEDKSRFLAIVSHEIRTPMNGMLGMLDVFNESGLTDEQRQVLELAKQSGRNLLSLVDDVMDFSRLESGELEFVYEELNVHDLFNSAVSFVSVEAYRRGLDLGMVAEAGLPQRVVADATKLRQVLTSLLSNAVKFTEHGSILLWAEMLPNNRLYVEIKDTGVGIGAERQGDLFRPFVQEDVSSTRKFGGSGLGLALCDGLLSAMGGRIGVRSIKGVGSSFFFELPVEVPAGQTSLAVRVRQEFSHHKADASVLLIGDLPATQMVMQMACQQWGLDFHWEPKESRLIRQLDDVLNARNYRWIFIAQEISDRFWEKLNPFLHGDNPPRIIQLRVPTERYGQRPLPHLYVPFSQRQLVDCMMGRGDDFITVVQSGVAVKASLPQVLVVDDNEVNRRVACGYLRKLGFSCDIAEDGQQALEAVKRQHYGMVFMDCQMPVMDGYEATRAIREHLKGQALPIIAVTANAMDGDREKCLAAGMDDYLAKPLRKEGLQEVVERWLSPVQARALGNHPTA
- a CDS encoding GNAT family N-acetyltransferase, with the protein product MADLLEQQIIAPYDSDWYRQGCDLRRVVFMEEQGVSLADEFDGKDPDATHIVTVQNDEVVGVLRVLWLPEHAKIGRFAVRKDLRNEGIGSRLFHTALSFIDRKGVERVMLEAQIDRIEFYENFGFEAYGDEYLDAGILHRAMKNY
- a CDS encoding oxidative damage protection protein, with product MSRTVFCRKYQQDMEGLERPPYPGPKGQDIYDNVSKQAWQEWLKHQTMLINEKRLNMMDPETQTYLTGEFDKFLAGEDVEQPEGYVPPSS
- the hisA gene encoding 1-(5-phosphoribosyl)-5-[(5-phosphoribosylamino)methylideneamino]imidazole-4-carboxamide isomerase codes for the protein MLIIPAIDLKDGKCVRLRQGLMDDATVFSDDPVAMADQWVAQGARRLHLVDLNGAFDGEPVNGAVVQAIAKKYPDLPIQIGGGIRSLETIQTYLDCGVDYVIIGTKAVKEPAFVKAACEKFPGHIIVGIDAKNGLVATDGWAEVSEMQAVDCAKQFENDGVSAIVYTDISRDGMMQGVNIEATVALAEAINIPVIASGGVTNIDDVKQLLKVEQSGVSGAITGRAIYEGTLDLKAAQALADGE